cccagagaggtggggtaaaccctggactggtggccagccaatcacagggcacatatagacaaacaaccattcacactcacattcatacctatggacaatttggagtggccaattaacctagcatgtttttggaatggaggaaaccggagtacccggagaaaacccacatgcacggggagaacatgcaaagtccacatagacatggccgagggtggaattgaacccaggtctcctagctgtgaggtctgtgcgcttatcacacgaccgccgtgcagcccgctaaACACTCAATTTGTcacttaaaaaatacaataactgGATAAATAAAACAACTTACTTGCAGcataaataagatttaaaaCTTTTTGGGGACTATTTCtatcaaatattgttcacaaatctgggTAACTCTCCTCTCTGTTCATGAacatttataattcattcaCATCACGGGTGTGAGATACCAAGATGCTGATGATGTGCCTTAGGCTGGTCACAACAAAAGGCAGCttcaaaatgtgcactttaactgtatgggggggggggggggggggtcacatcaAATACTGTTTTCGGACCCAAACAATGGGGCAAAACTGcatagtggccttttattgtggccaagtGGCACATGTGCAGTAATCATCACAACAGCATGTTGAGTATCTTGACTTAGCAGTTAAAATGTTTGTTCTTAGTCTTGATTTTGCGACCTAAATCCAGCTTTGTTGTTTCTGTTTATTGACACttgatgatgcatttttttgacTGAGGCAACTTATAGTTGGGAATATACAGTTGTAtagatcagtgattttcaaccactgtgccgcggcacactagtgtaccttgagaaaccgtcaggtgtgccgtgaggaattatccaatatcactttttaaaattaacatttattaatcatcatttgcaaatattatgtcaatagccattatgtcaatagtatacatggacccaaatattccaattgcatttggtttatttgctcaaatggaaagaattgaacagggatggaatattcctttaaccaatccgattgagggatcttgtacccgctcaaacggaaagttgtcagggtgcgttcttcttcgtggtgtttttcttcttctgttgtttattggtggttggcaagcagctttcatgtgcattagcgccatctgtggaacagaatctaaacccttctattctttattcacaagtgcagttttattaaaaaagaaaatatatatctatatttaaaacatgtcctgagtttaattatagaatattagcaagattgaatttgatcttttcctgtttaaatttatcccgggtgcgttctttcagtgcatgctcagatatgacgtaacacgcagatccagacgttcttcacttataaaaatggaggccagcaatcggcactggactaagcaaagtttgtttttgaaactaaatttcaagactggacagacgaaaaactggcaatacggagttattccaacaagtgaaagaaaaactaggGGAAGccagtatcacgtgatgttgatgtttacgttttactgggcatgccctattgactattctgtttgattttcgtgccgcatgtagacaagagattggaatattcctttctatggataccattgtttcccgaaaggtcattaggaaagagaaaaactggtcatgtaaaaacgtggctactgtggagtgtctgtggtgtaaagactggcagagcaatgtaatattggtccgtgtggcaacacctaccttgttcctccgatagacttattgatgcacgcgtgaggtcgtggtgacattttggaacatttttggttagtggtgtgccacaagatttttccaatgtaaaaaacgtgccgtggctcaaaaaaagtttaaaaacacTGGTATAGATCACCTTGATGTTAAATTTGCTTTTGTTGTTCATAGGTGTTGAAGGACTACGGTATCAGCTCACCCAAGACATTCTCTGCCTTCGCCTCCTTTGGTTTCCACCCAGTTGGCGCTGGTGTCCCATGGCTCCCTGCAGGGGCCCACATTGGCATCCCCGCAAACTTCAACAGCACGGTCGATGACCATAGCGGTATCACAAACCGGACCATTTTCATCAACGGCAAAACCGTGGAGTGGGACAGTGAAACTGGCACGTCCCTCAAGGAGTCGCTGGTGTTTTCCCGAGATGCACAGAAATTTGCCATAGCACGAGAGGTGGCCCGTCTGCAGTCCGGAGCGCCTGTCATGAGTGCCGCTGTTGCTCCCTTCTGCCTGGGTGGAGTTTGGGTGTACAGCGTGGTGCTGAAACAAGTATTTGGGCTCCATGCCGGCCCCGCGTTGTTGCGTGGAGCTGTGAACGTTGTCGCGCTGGGGCTCGGTGCCGTGTCGTACTTCCTCACCTCGGATGCCGTCACCAAGTGGACTGATTACAGCTCAGACCAGCGTGCAGCTGGAGTGTCGTGCGATTACGCCCGGGGCGGGGTGGAGTTTTATGATAAGATTCTGTCCAGAAACAAGACACTACGCTCACTTATGGGAAAGAAAGGAGAGGAGATGTACGCACCCAGTGGGAACTTATTTCCCGCTCACCTCCTTCAGCTCAAACACACACCGTACACCTCCAGGAAGGAGGGGATCCTCACGCTGCTGAAAAAGGAGAACATCTAGACATCCAGACCATCAGTCCTCATCTTAGGTGATTAACATGAggctttaaatcaggggtgctcatgaCGGTAGTTTAGGTTGATTGTTTAAACGTCACTTTGTAAGTGTCATATGAAATCAGTCCGCCGACATTAAGCTCCCCTCCTCATTCGCTATTGTTCCCTGCGGCAACGATTAATGGTAAACGGATGTCACAAGCTACACATGGAAATGCAACTTTCATCTATATTATTCTGATTATGGATAATCAAACTCAGTGGTAATGACAAAAGTCATCTGTTCTTTTGTAGCGGCTCGTCGTTACTATGTTGAATAAAAGTTGTGAGTTTGATTTGCTTCACGTCCCGAACTCCACTATACCGATATGCGTGTTTCTACTCTTCCGTTTCAGAAAGTACTATTTCATGATTCATTGGGAAATGTGTCTATTGTATATTGATTAGCGGTACTCAGGTTATGTACACAACTATTGAGGAATTAATTATCTTTATCGCCATATTGAATTCAATTGGGAATTACTGAACGATACCATCGACTTTCATTTCCTGTAAACTGTGAATGTAAAATACTAAAGTATTTGGTATAGTCGTTTCAAAGTTTATgggttacattttatttatgtacatgtTGTATGCTTTAAGAGAGAGATTATGTTGACTTTTAACTAACCCCTAATTTACAAAATACCTAAATAATCctatttataaatacagtaaatatttttCTAGATTTATAGTCGGAGGTGGATCCTTGGGATGGggtcattttaaaaagtagctCGGAGACtgaagtgtgagcacccctgctttaagtgGTGTCAATGGGTCAATAAAACCAGACTTGAGATCAATCATTTTCACCGTGATTTTTGATTTCTCATTAGTCACCCGCTTTGAAAGCTAAAGTGACCATGTTTCTATACATGTTTCTAAACATTTCACCACCTTCCTAAGGATGGGGGGGGACCTAGTCATCAATCAAAGTAAAGTAATCCCTAGCCACATCATGCTTTGAATTTCATGGCTTCaagtgtgaaaaaaatgaagtaattaATAAATCTTGAATACggcatatttgtttttaaaaaaaatgcttttttctgcacttttttgcccatgtttttgactttttgccAAACCAAAggattttcaagcatagaaatggcTGAATGCTCTTGCCATAACTCAacttggataggctccatcacacCCCGTcagcctaatgaggataagcgatatagaaaatgggtggaaaATCCatc
This is a stretch of genomic DNA from Doryrhamphus excisus isolate RoL2022-K1 chromosome 9, RoL_Dexc_1.0, whole genome shotgun sequence. It encodes these proteins:
- the tmem177 gene encoding transmembrane protein 177 — protein: MASGFLKYVVLLQKYRTPLLIASCGGVFAANMFYHVFPDMSYRQLYQAWSKGEPVILSEKLVELFQQVLKDYGISSPKTFSAFASFGFHPVGAGVPWLPAGAHIGIPANFNSTVDDHSGITNRTIFINGKTVEWDSETGTSLKESLVFSRDAQKFAIAREVARLQSGAPVMSAAVAPFCLGGVWVYSVVLKQVFGLHAGPALLRGAVNVVALGLGAVSYFLTSDAVTKWTDYSSDQRAAGVSCDYARGGVEFYDKILSRNKTLRSLMGKKGEEMYAPSGNLFPAHLLQLKHTPYTSRKEGILTLLKKENI